The following are from one region of the Natronosporangium hydrolyticum genome:
- a CDS encoding SCO4402 family protein: protein MSDVRFPEMRQEIVRALKALADPVYQWSAWIRRELPPGEYDEFTHRIHILYDDTQVLENPDAAIGIYLRSQEEANAMRHLAQAIDSLFDELGTDLSDEEYLRAPGWAAIVDAAGMALSTLRDSG, encoded by the coding sequence ATGAGTGACGTTCGATTTCCCGAAATGCGGCAGGAGATCGTTCGGGCCCTGAAGGCCCTGGCAGACCCGGTGTATCAGTGGTCCGCGTGGATCCGACGCGAATTGCCTCCTGGTGAGTACGACGAGTTCACTCATCGTATCCATATCCTTTACGACGATACGCAGGTACTGGAAAATCCGGACGCCGCAATCGGCATCTACCTGAGGTCTCAGGAAGAAGCCAATGCGATGCGACACTTGGCCCAAGCAATCGATTCTTTATTCGACGAACTGGGCACAGATCTTTCCGACGAGGAATATTTACGGGCACCAGGCTGGGCGGCGATCGTGGATGCCGCAGGTATGGCGCTCTCGACCCTGAGGGATAGTGGCTAG
- a CDS encoding PPC domain-containing DNA-binding protein produces MRGHELNMGRSFGLVLEHGEDFFDSLTQFCADHNIRQGYIPMFIAGFSEAEIVGTCGKLDDPHAPVWSAVHLTGVEALGGGTLAHDPTDHQLRPHIHVTAGLKAHSATGHTSHLLSAKVQFLTEMLIIEVTHPQMQRRRHPDLYDVPLLHFA; encoded by the coding sequence ATGCGAGGTCATGAGCTGAATATGGGCCGATCCTTCGGCCTCGTCCTCGAACACGGAGAAGACTTCTTCGACTCCCTGACCCAGTTCTGCGCCGACCACAACATCCGGCAGGGCTACATCCCAATGTTCATCGCCGGGTTCTCCGAAGCCGAGATCGTCGGCACCTGCGGCAAGCTCGACGACCCGCACGCGCCGGTCTGGTCCGCGGTCCACCTCACTGGAGTAGAGGCTCTCGGCGGCGGCACCCTCGCCCACGACCCGACCGACCATCAGCTCCGACCACACATCCACGTCACGGCCGGACTCAAGGCACACAGTGCCACCGGCCACACCAGCCACCTACTATCAGCCAAGGTTCAGTTCCTCACCGAGATGCTCATCATCGAGGTCACCCACCCGCAGATGCAGCGCCGTCGCCACCCCGACCTATACGACGTGCCGCTCCTCCACTTCGCCTGA
- a CDS encoding asparaginase: MSHPDPAPPRRVAVLGLGGTIAMTPTGDGGATPALSAADLIAAVPGLAETSIIVETVEVARLPGASLDFARLAATAATARKQIEAGASGAVVVQGTDTIEETAYLLDLLHDRPEPLVVTGAMRHPGLAGADGPANLLAAITTAAHPDARGQGVLVVISDEIHAARRVRKTHTSSPATFCSPDSGPLGRVVEGTPVLLSRLAARNVLPLADDVTWPQVGLLTITLGDDGRRWPALAEGYDGLVVAAFGAGHVPEATVPALADLARRLPVVLASRTGAGPVLSNTYGFPGSESDLLARGLIRAGFLDPYKARILLTVLLATTRDRDTITSAFAAAGGYADPDTWPWPPSQTTGFTVERDADARS, from the coding sequence ATGTCCCATCCCGATCCTGCCCCGCCACGGCGCGTTGCCGTGCTGGGGCTCGGCGGCACAATCGCCATGACCCCCACCGGGGACGGTGGCGCTACGCCCGCGCTGTCCGCCGCCGACCTGATCGCGGCAGTGCCCGGACTGGCCGAGACCAGCATTATCGTGGAGACCGTCGAGGTGGCCCGGCTACCCGGAGCCTCGCTCGACTTCGCCCGCCTGGCGGCCACCGCCGCCACCGCCCGCAAACAGATCGAGGCCGGAGCCAGCGGCGCCGTGGTCGTGCAGGGCACCGACACCATTGAGGAGACCGCCTACCTCCTCGACCTCCTGCACGACCGGCCGGAACCACTGGTGGTCACCGGAGCCATGCGCCACCCCGGCCTGGCCGGAGCCGACGGTCCAGCCAATTTGCTCGCCGCCATCACCACCGCAGCCCACCCCGACGCCCGGGGCCAGGGGGTCCTCGTGGTGATCAGCGACGAGATCCACGCCGCCCGCCGAGTCCGCAAGACCCACACCAGCAGCCCCGCCACCTTCTGCTCACCCGACAGCGGCCCGCTAGGCCGAGTAGTGGAGGGCACGCCGGTCCTGCTGTCGCGGCTGGCCGCCCGCAATGTATTACCCCTCGCTGATGACGTGACATGGCCGCAGGTCGGCCTGCTCACCATCACACTCGGCGACGACGGCCGACGGTGGCCGGCGCTGGCGGAAGGATACGACGGGCTGGTCGTGGCCGCGTTCGGCGCCGGCCACGTACCCGAGGCCACGGTGCCAGCACTGGCCGACCTGGCCCGACGTCTGCCCGTGGTGCTCGCCTCGCGTACCGGCGCTGGCCCGGTACTCTCCAACACCTACGGGTTCCCCGGTTCGGAGTCCGACCTGCTCGCCCGCGGCCTAATCCGAGCCGGGTTCCTCGACCCCTACAAGGCCCGTATCCTGCTTACCGTGCTGCTGGCAACCACCCGCGACCGAGACACGATCACCTCCGCGTTCGCAGCCGCTGGCGGCTACGCCGACCCCGATACCTGGCCATGGCCGCCGAGCCAGACCACCGGATTCACAGTAGAACGGGATGCTGATGCGAGGTCATGA
- a CDS encoding IS3 family transposase (programmed frameshift) — MTMSNADLEPRAERPKRRVFTNEYKLAIVAEYDALTESGARGALLRREGLYHSHLIEWRKARDAGALSGPTPRPGRKPQRSREQVELERLRRDNERMAAELARTKAALDVGGKSTRALGDALRERGADARKQVEQVIEEAFVELAPVTGIKQACRLLGKPRSSHYRRLRPAPAGQARPPRPAPPNALSRAERDQVAAVLHSERFADKSPAQVWATLLDEGVYLCSESTMYRILRERGEVRERRRQAQHPPRVRPELVAHGPNEIWSWDITKLHGPHRGVYYDLYVMIDIYSRYVVGWQVAARESGELAEEFIAEAIARIGVAPRAVHADRGTAMTSKPVAALLADLNIDRSHSRPKVSNDNPFSEAQFKTLKHCPAFPGRFGSIADARAFCAEFFTYYNHDHRHRGIGLHTPASVHFGTVEKIREERAKVLDAAYAANPDRFRSRPTPPTIPGAAWINEPPATTQTS, encoded by the exons ATGACCATGAGTAATGCCGATCTGGAGCCGCGGGCTGAGCGCCCCAAGCGCAGGGTGTTCACCAACGAGTACAAGCTGGCGATCGTGGCTGAGTACGACGCGCTGACCGAGTCGGGTGCCCGCGGGGCACTGCTACGCCGCGAGGGCCTGTACCACTCCCATCTGATCGAGTGGCGCAAAGCGCGCGATGCCGGTGCGTTGTCCGGGCCGACGCCGAGGCCGGGACGCAAGCCCCAGCGCAGCCGGGAGCAGGTCGAACTGGAGCGGCTACGCCGTGACAACGAACGAATGGCCGCGGAGCTGGCGCGTACCAAAGCCGCGCTTGACGTGG GTGGGAAAAGCACACGCGCTCTTGGGGATGCTCTCCGAGAGCGCGGAGCCGACGCGCGAAAACAGGTCGAGCAGGTGATCGAGGAAGCGTTTGTCGAGTTGGCGCCGGTCACCGGGATCAAGCAGGCATGTCGGCTGTTGGGTAAGCCGCGTTCCAGCCACTACCGCAGGTTACGGCCAGCGCCAGCGGGTCAGGCCCGGCCGCCGCGGCCGGCTCCGCCCAATGCGTTGAGCCGCGCTGAGCGGGATCAGGTGGCTGCGGTGCTGCACTCGGAGCGGTTCGCCGACAAGTCCCCGGCGCAGGTGTGGGCCACCCTGCTCGACGAAGGTGTCTACCTGTGTTCCGAGTCGACCATGTACCGCATCCTGCGCGAACGCGGCGAGGTGCGGGAGCGGCGCCGCCAGGCCCAGCACCCGCCGCGGGTGCGCCCGGAGTTGGTCGCCCACGGGCCCAACGAAATTTGGTCCTGGGATATCACGAAGTTGCATGGTCCGCATCGGGGTGTGTACTACGACCTGTACGTCATGATCGACATCTACTCCAGGTATGTGGTCGGGTGGCAGGTCGCCGCCCGCGAGTCCGGTGAGCTGGCTGAAGAGTTCATCGCCGAGGCGATCGCCCGCATCGGTGTCGCGCCCAGGGCGGTGCACGCTGACCGTGGCACTGCCATGACCAGCAAACCGGTCGCCGCGCTGCTGGCCGACCTGAACATTGACCGTAGCCACTCCCGACCGAAGGTGTCGAACGACAATCCGTTTTCGGAGGCGCAGTTCAAGACTCTCAAGCATTGTCCGGCGTTCCCCGGCCGGTTTGGATCCATCGCTGACGCCCGCGCGTTCTGCGCCGAGTTCTTCACCTACTACAACCATGATCATCGACACCGCGGGATCGGGCTGCACACCCCCGCGTCGGTCCACTTCGGCACTGTCGAGAAGATCCGCGAGGAACGGGCCAAGGTCCTCGACGCCGCCTACGCCGCCAACCCGGACCGGTTCCGTAGCCGACCCACGCCACCGACCATCCCCGGAGCGGCATGGATCAACGAACCACCAGCGACCACACAGACATCGTGA
- a CDS encoding transposase family protein — translation MIAYPAVLDVPRELVHHLARLLTAERRTCGTRRRTRALTCFRQALLVLVWYRKREDLTLLAAGFGISRATAYRYRDEATTVLADGAPDLHQALRRVADQGWSHIILDGKILRTDRLAETTLVSGAAGRLGIGHE, via the coding sequence GTGATCGCCTATCCTGCCGTGCTCGACGTACCCCGTGAACTGGTCCACCACCTGGCCCGACTCCTGACCGCCGAACGACGCACCTGCGGCACCCGACGACGCACCCGAGCGCTGACCTGCTTCAGACAGGCCCTGCTGGTACTGGTCTGGTACCGCAAACGCGAAGACCTCACCCTGCTGGCCGCCGGATTCGGCATCTCCCGCGCCACCGCCTACCGCTACCGCGACGAAGCCACCACCGTGCTGGCCGACGGCGCCCCAGACCTCCACCAGGCGCTACGCCGGGTCGCCGACCAAGGCTGGTCCCACATCATCCTCGACGGCAAAATCCTCCGCACCGACCGGTTGGCGGAGACCACTTTAGTGAGTGGAGCAGCTGGTCGTCTTGGGATCGGCCATGAGTGA